The proteins below are encoded in one region of Garra rufa chromosome 12, GarRuf1.0, whole genome shotgun sequence:
- the nit2 gene encoding omega-amidase NIT2 — MYFSGRRLSCITITVLFLSVPSSVSMSGILKAMSKFRLAVVQLHVSKIKADNLGRAQKLVKEAAGQGAKVVVLPECFNSPYGTGFFAEYAEKIPGESTQVLSEAAKECGVYLVGGSIPEEDGGKLYNTCSVFGPDGKLLLKHRKIHLFDIDVPGKIRFQESETLSPGNSLSMFETPFCKVGVGICYDIRFAELAQIYAKKGCQILVYPGAFNMTTGPAHWELLQRGRAVDNQVYVATASPARDESASYVAWGHSSVVNPWGEVIAKAGSEESVVYADIDLQYLADVRQQIPITTQRRNDIYSVNSVQEG; from the exons atgtattttagtGGGCGGAGATTGTCATGCATTACTATTACTGTACTGTTTCTGTCTGTTCCAAGCAGTGTATCAATGTCTGGTATCTTAAAGGCAATGTCGA AGTTTCGTCTGGCTGTGGTTCAGTTACATGTGTCAAAGATCAAGGCGGACAACTTGGGAAGAGCACAAAAACTTGTGAAGGAGGCTGCAGGACAAGGTGCAAAAGTTGTAGTGTTACCT GAGTGTTTTAACTCACCTTATGGAACTGGGTTCTTTGCTGAGTATGCTGAGAAGATCCCAGGAGAGTCCACACAGGTTTTGTCAGAGGCAGCCAAGGAGTGTGGGGTGTATTTAGTGGGCG GTTCCATTCCTGAGGAGGATGGAGGAAAGCTCTATAACACCTGCTCAGTTTTTGGACCTGATGGAAAGCTGCTTCTCAAACACAGGAAA ATTCATCTTTTTGATATTGATGTACCAGGGAAGATACGGTTTCAAGAGTCTGAAACACTGAGTCCAGGAAACAGTTTGTCCATGTTTGAAACCC CATTTTGTAAAGTAGGTGTGGGAATATGTTATGACATCAGGTTTGCGGAGCTTGCACAGATATATGCTAAGAAAg GTTGCCAGATTTTGGTATATCCTGGTGCCTTCAATATGACCACAGGTCCAGCTCACTGGGAGCTGCTGCAGAGAGGGAG GGCAGTAGATAACCAGGTCTATGTGGCCACTGCTTCACCAGCAAGAGATGAGAGCGCCAGCTATGTGGCCTGGGGTCACAGCTCTGTGGTTAACCCTTG GGGGGAGGTAATTGCCAAAGCTGGATCAGAGGAATCTGTTGTATATGCTGACATAG ACCTGCAGTATTTGGCCGATGTGCGCCAGCAGATCCCAATCACCACACAGCGACGGAATGATATATATAGTGTTAACAGTGTTCAGGAAGGCTGA
- the LOC141347716 gene encoding CD276 antigen-like — translation MTETWFGVLLLIVTCVVSVQADECIVGVIGERAILPCVSNGLKNWTSLHISSEWRKGIETIHTSVWIEGQVEMQNVSNSVRATVSALAPNTGDFSMELHDVHLSDAHNYSFHLKLHGQNRSSLVCTVCLTIAGNFSHPTLLREKGVDGKETTLFCNSQGGFPAPSVYWLVNHTQHPPETSVTTFMNILPQSELYNITSVLSINISADTAISCVIENNLLNETLTATNFGVLPRTSERRLSEYLWVFSAALCVVVFFLVVMSLRFQKKLDRDQKRKKHRCGDESCCEDTDMIVFDWEKLASLPETDV, via the exons ATGACAGAGACTTGGTTTGGTGTTTTGCTGCTTATCGTCACATGTGTTGTCTCAGTACAAG CTGATGAATGCATAGTAGGAGTGATTGGGGAGCGTGCCATCCTTCCTTGTGTTTCTAATGGACTGAAAAATTGGACCTCCCTCCACATCTCATCTGAATGGAGAAAAGGAATAGAAACAATTCACACATCAGTCTGGATAGAAGGACAAGTGGAGATGCAAAATGTGTCCAACAGTGTCCGGGCTACTGTGTCAGCTTTAGCCCCAAACACTGGAGATTTCTCAATGGAGTTACATGATGTACATTTATCAGATGCACATAATTACAGTTTTCATCTTAAGCTTCATGGTCAAAATAGAAGCTCTCTGGTTTGCACTGTCTGCCTCACCATAGCAG GTAATTTCAGCCATCCTACTTTGTTAAGAGAGAAGGGAGTGGATGGTAAAGAAACCACATTGTTTTGCAACTCTCAAGGGGGATTTCCTGCTCCATCCGTCTACTGGCTTGTCAACCACACACAGCATCCTCCAGAAACATCGGTCACAACATTTATGAATATTCTACCTCAGTCTGAACTATACAACATCACAAGTGTCCTATCTATCAACATCTCAGCAGACACTGCCATATCCTGTGTCATAGAAAACAACCTGCTGAATGAAACTTTAACAGCAACGAACT TTGGTGTTTTGCCAAGGACATCAGAGAGACGGCTCTCAGAGTACTTGTGGGTCTTCAGCGCTGCTCTGTGCGTGGTTGTTTTCTTTCTGGTGGTTATGTCTCTGCGTTTCCAGAAGAAATTGGACAGagatcaaaaaagaaagaaacacagATGTGGAG ATGAATCATGTTGCGAGGACACTGACATGATCGTGTTCGATTGGGAGAAATTGGCTTCACTTCCTGAGACTGATGTGTAA